TCGGACTACCTGAGTTGTCTTCTGGACTATGTGCTGCACACCGGCGACACCGCGCTTCTCGATAGTGTGTGGCCCACGGTCCAGCGCCTGATTGCCGCGCACGAAAAACACCCTTACGCACCGGGCAAGACCTACGCAACCGAATGGTACGGATGGAACTCATTGGGGACCATGCTCGTCCAGGTGATCACCGGCATGCGCGATGGCGCGCGGCTGGCGGCCTTGCACGGCGACCCCGCGATCGGCGCCCGCTGTGGCGCGCTGGCGGACCGGCTGCAGCAACGGGTCCTCGCCGAACACTTCGACCCCGCAGCCGGCATCTTCACGGACGATCCGAGCGCCGGGGCGGGCGGGGTCGGCGGCATGCACGTCAACACATTTGCGGTCTTGTCCGGAACGGTTGACCGGACGAACGGCAGGTGCATCATCGAGAAGGCCATCGCGGCGAAAGCCCGGCAGGCCGAATGGAGCGGCATGCGGATGTGGCAGCACGCGGGCGAGTTCGAGGTCGGCATGGCCGACGTGGCGCTGCAAGGAATGCGCGCGTTCTGGGGTTTCATGCTCGACCGGGGCGCCACCACGGCGTGGGAATCCTGCGATCGGAAGCCGGACGGCGGCTGGCGGAAACCCATCATCAGCCGCTGTCATGGCTGGGGCGGAACCGCCTGCCACCTGCTGTCGCGTTATGTGCTGGGCGTGCGGCCGACGGCGCCGGGGTTCGCCCGCGTTCGCATGTGCCCGCAACTCGGCGACCTGCAATGGGCGGAGGGCGTCGTGCCCACCCCGCGCGGTGATATCCGGATCGAACTGGACGCCAAGACGGGGGGCCGGGCCATCGTCCCCGCCGGAATCGAGGTGGAACCGGGCTGCACAATCGAGGTGTGCAGCCGCACTCCGCCCAAATCCCGATCATCCTAGAACTTCGCGTTGAATGCACCATCAAGGAACCTTCTGCCATGCCTAAAATCACGTTTATGGGTGCGGGAAGCACCATTTTTGCAAAGAATGTTCTCGGCGATGTCATGCTCAGCGAGGCGCTGCGCGACGCCCACCTCGCCTTATACGACATCGATCCCGTCCGCCTGCGCGAATCGAAGACGATGCTCGACAGCCTCAACGCCAACATCAATCAGGGGCGCGCCACGATCACCGCCCATCTGGGTGTGGCCCGGCGGCGTCAGGCGCTGAAAGGGGCCTCTTATGTGGTCAACGCCATCCAGGTCGGCGGTTACGACCCCTGCACGATCACCGATTTCGAAGTGCCCAAGCGCTATGGTCTGCGTCAGACGATCGCCGACACCCTCGGCATCGGCGGCATCTTCCGCACCTTGCGTACCCTGCCGGTCATGCTCGACTTCGCTCACGACATGGAAGCCGTCTGTCCGGATGCGTGGCTCCTCAACTATACCAACCCGATGGCCATGCTCACCGGCGGTGTGTTGCGGGGGTCTTCCATCCGCACAGTCGGCCTCTGCCATTCCGTGCAAGTCGTCGTCCAGAACCTGTTAGGCGCGCTCGGCCTGGAGGCGAAATATCCTCCGCACGCCTGTCGCTCGCGTGTCGCCGGCATTAATCACATGGCGTGGCTGCTGAAAATCACCCACAAGGATCGGGACCTCTATCCCGAAATCAAAAAGGTGGCCGCGCAGAAGCTCAAAGTCTGGCGGAAGGAACCGGACCCGAACAAGAAATCGTGGGATATGGTCCGGCTCGAAATGATGTTGCACACCGGCTATTACATCACGGAAAGCTCGGAGCATTTTTCGGAGTACCTGCCGCATTTCATCAAGGCGGCGCATCCCGAACTGATCGGCGAGTTCCGCATCCCCCTCGACGAATACCCCCGCCGCTGCATCAACCAGATTGCCGACTGGAAGAAACGAGCCAAAGAGCTGGTGGGCAATCCTGCGCTGACCCACAGTCGCACTCATGAGTATGGGTCGTATATTATGGAGGCCATGGAAACCGACCGCCCAATCCACATCGGCGGAAACATTCTCAACAACGGCCTCATCCCCAATCTCCCCCCCAAGGCCTGCGTCGAGGTCCCCTGTCTGGTTGACGCCAATGGCGTGCAGGGCTGTTTTGTCGGCGACCTCCCCGAAGTGTGCGCCGCCTATAACCGGACGAATATCAACCCCCAGATGCTCGCCATCGAGGCCGTCCTCGAGGGGCGCAAGGATCGCATCTACCAGGCCGCGATGCTCGACCCCCATACGGCGGCCGAACTCACCATCGACCAGATCCGCGCGCTGTGCGACGATCTCATCGCCGCGCATGGCCGCTGGATGCCCACATTCCGCTAATTGCATGGACACGCTTCCACAGCGCATCAGCGAGCTGAAGCGGCGGCGAAACGCCGTGATCCTCGCGCACAATTATCAGCCGGATGAGATCCAGGCGATCGCCGATTTCACCGGCGACTCGCTGGAGCTGTCCCGCGCGTGCGCGCAGATCGAGTCTGATGTGATCGTGTTCTGCGGTGTCTGGTTCATGGCGGAGACCGCCGCCATCCTGAACCCCGGCAAGACGGTTCTGATCCCGGACCCCGCGGCCGGCTGCCCCATGGCCGACATGCTCACGGGCGAACAGTTGCGAACCTTCAAGGCGGAGCATCCGGGCGCGAAGGTGGTCTGTTATGTGAACAGCACAGCCGAGGTCAAGGCCGAGAGCGACATCTGCTGCACCTCGGCGAATGCGCTGGCCGTGGTGCGCTCGCTCGGCGATGCCGAGGTGATCTTCGTCCCTGATCGCCACCTCGGCGGCTACACCGCCGAAAAGCTCGGCAAGCCGCTGATTCTGTGGCCGGGATTCTGTCCGACCCACCAGCGCATCGCCGTCGCCGAGATCGCCGCTTTGCGCGCCGCCCATCCCGGCGCGCCGGTGCTGGTCCATCCCGAGTGTGCCAAGCCGGTGCGGGACGCCGCCGATCACGTCCTGTCGACCGGACAGATGTGCCGCCACGTGACGCGCGCAGCCGAGCGGGTGTTCATCATCGGAACCGAGATGGGCATCCTCTACCGCCTCCGCACCGAAAATCCGGACAAAGTTTTCCTCCCGGTCAACGACCGGCTGCTGTGCCCCAACATGAAGAAGATCTCTTTGGAGAAGGTGCTGTGGTCGCTGGAAGACCTCCAGCACCGCGTCACCGTCGAGGCGGCGATATCCGCCCGCGCCCGCCAGGCGATCGAGGCGATGCTGAAACTGGAATGAACACCATGACTGCTCTGACCCACATTCCCCTCCTCCCGCGTCCCCGGGTTGTGCGCCCGTTCGAGGGCGCGTGCCGCCGGCCCGCCTCAGGCGTTCAAGCCCCGGTGGCCGACTGGCCCTCCGCAGAGATTCGTCACGATGACCGCCTCCCTCCGCAGTCCTACCGGCTGCGCATCACCCCCCAGGGCGTCTGCCTCACATCGGGAGATGCCGCGGGCGCGTTCTATGCCCGCATGACCCTGCGCCAGTTGGCGCGGCTGTGTCCCGAAGCCATCCCATGTGGCGAGATCGAGGATTCGCCGGATATCTTGATTCGCGGAGTCATGCTCGACATCAGCCGCGACAAAGTGCCGACGCTTGACACACTCTTCATGCTCGTGGACATGCTGGCCGAGTGGAAGGTCAACCACCTGCAACTCTACATGGAGCACACGTTCGCCTACCGCAACCATCGCGAGGTGTGGGCTGCGTCCTCGCCCCTGACCGCCGAGGAGGTGCGCACGCTCGACGCCTATTGCCGCGAGCGGTTTATCGAGTTGGCGCCCAACCAGAACACCTTCGGCCATTTTGAGCGTTGGCTCAAGCATCCGCGTTACCGGCCGCTGGCCGAATGTCCGGACGGCTTTCAGACGAAACAGGGCACGTGGCGGAGTCCGACAACGCTCGACCCGACCAACCCCGACTCGCTCGCGCTCATCGCCGAACTTTATGTCGAATTGCTCCCGAATTTCACCAGCCGGCGCCTGCACATTGGCTGTGACGAGACGTGGGAGCTGGGCGAAGGCCGCAGCCGCCCGGAGGTCGAACGGCGGGGTCTGGGGCCCGTCTATTTTGATCATCTCTCGAAAATCAAGCGCCTGGCGCAAGCCCACGGCTGCACCCCGCATTACTGGGGCGACATGGTCTGGAACCATTTTGGCGACCAGCTGGATCGGCTGGATCGCGAGATGGTTCACGTGGACTGGGGCTATTACCGCGCTTATCCCTACCGCGACCACGGGGCCAAACTGGCTGCGGCGGGACTCCCCTTCTGGTTTGCGCCCGGCACCTCCACCTGGTGTACGCTCACGGGCTGCAACGAGGCTGGCATCGGCAGCAACCGCTCCGCCGTCCAGGCTGGCCTGGAGTTCGGCGCATCGGGTATCCTGAACACCGACTGGGGCGACGGCGGCCATTGGCAGACCCTGCCCGTGAGCTTCATCGGCTTTGCCGCGGGTGCGGCCATCGCCTGGCATGAGGCCGGCAATTCAGACGAGGCGATCCGAGCGGCGCTCGACCCGCATGTCTTCCGCGACGCGGCGGGTGTCATGGGCCAGGCGGCCTATGACCTGGCCGACACCTGGACCCATGTCTCCGAGAATGCCACGGCTGCCCACATTCTCGACCAGATTCTCCATGAGGGCTTTTCCTGCGTGCTCCCCCGGAATGTCACCCGTGCAACCCTGGAGGCGGCAGACACCCACCTCGAGACGACGCTGGACCGGATGCGCCACGCGCGCATGGACCGGCCGGATGCGGCCTTGATCGTGGATGAATTTTCGCACAATGTGAACATGGCGCGGGCGGCCTGCCAGATGGGGCTGCTGCTGCTGGCGAATGATACGGGGCCGACCGCCCTCGCCCGCCTCGCTCCCGCTTTCGAGACGATCGTTTCGGAACATCGCCGCGTCTGGCTCGCCCGCAATCGCCCCGGCGGGCTTTCGGACAGCCTGCGCGTGCTGGAAGATCGATTGGCCTTGATACGTTCACGTTGACCGCGAAGCGGTTCACGTTCCTGCTTACGAGGAAGCGAGCGAAAGGCTCAGGCCAGCGCCTTTAATCTGCGGGGGTGTTAGCGCATCACGACGCGCAGACGCAACTTTGCCTGCCCTCGCGGTTGCGCAGCTCGATCTGATACGTCTTGCCGCGGAATGTCCGCTTCACCGTCGCCACCGTCACGCTGTCGGGCAGGCAGGGCTTGATCTCCAACCCGTCGAGCGTCGGGCGCACCCCCAGGATGTAGTGCATCATCGCAATGTGCATCCAGTTGGCGGTGCCCGTGAGCCAACTGATGCCCCCTTCGCCAAACCGATCATTGACCGGTCCGACAATAGACGAAACATAGACGTAAGGCTCGCGCTCGTAGTGATCGGGGCCAAACTTCTCCGACACCACCTGTGGCAGGATTTGACGGAAGTACTTCCAGGCCCGGTTGCCGTTGCCGAGCAGACACTCGGCAATGATCGCCCAGGTGTTGGCGTGACTGAAGATGCCACCGTTTTCGCCGATGCCGGGATTGGATCCCAGCGGCGGATCGGTCGGCTCGGGAATCCCTTTGAACGGCGGCGCGAGAATGCGCAGTCCGCAGTCGCTGTCGAGCAGTTCTGCCGCCGCCTCCATGGCGATCCGCCCCCGGTTCTCGAAGTCGCCGACGCCGGAGATCACGGCCCAGCTCTGGGTGTTGAGATAGATCCGGCCCTGCGCGTTCGCCGAGCTGCCCAGCGTCTTGCCGTTGCTGAGGAGCAGGCGGCGGTACCAGCGGCCGTCCCAGACGACGTCGGAGTTGAGAATCGCCGTGAGCTCGGCAATAACACCGTCGCACCAGGCGACATCCGCCGGGCGATTCCCGCGTTGCGCGAGGTCCTTGAACAGCGTGCAGGCATAGACCATCTGCATGCCCAGCATCACCGACTCCGCCTGTTCGTCGCCAAACAGGGCCAGTCCATCGTTCCAGTCGCAGTGAAAGAGGGTGGGCAGCCCGCGAGGACCGCGCCGATCCTGAATGTGCTTGAGTCCCCGGAGAATATGATCGTACACGGTGCCGGGGCTCCCGTCACGGAAGGGAATTTCTTCCTGCAGAAGCGCGACATCCCCGGTTTCGGCGATGAGGTTGTGGATCGTGTAGATCTGCCAAACCGTGTTGTCGCAGCGGTGGGGGGCGTCGCGGGTCGGGCGCGGATCGTCGGGAAAGAACGCGAAACAGCCTCCGCCGTCGGGCGTCTGCTGGGCGAAGACCTGCCGCATGCGCTGAAGGGCGAATTCCGGATCGAAGTTGGCCACGGCCATGGCATCCTGCGTCGTGTCGCGGTAGCGCAGCCCGTCGGTGCCCATGTGGTCGGTGGAGATGATGCGCGCCAGGTCGAGCGCAACCTCGCAATTGTAGGGAATCCAGGTGTTGACCATGCGGTCCACCACGGCATCGCCCGTTGAAACGGTGGTGCGCCCCAGGCGTTGCTGCCAAAAGGCGTCGATGGAGGCGATGCCGCCGGCGACTGCCCCGGCGCTCCGGTAGGTGCGGAACAGGGCTTCGGCGGCGGGCCAGTCGTCGGCCAGGGCAAAGGTGAAGCCGATGCGTTTTTCCGCGCCCGGCGCCAGATGCACGTCCACACCCTGCACCGCGCAGGCATGACCGCCGAGCGGCAGGTCGGAGTTGCTCAGGGAGATTCCCGGGCGCAGGGCGCAGGGCGAGGCGTAACTGCCGCTCTTGCCGATGAATGCCTCGCGCGAACATTCCCAGCCCGACAATTTTTCGCTGCAACCAATGAGCATGGCGGGAGAGAATGGCGCTTCAAAGACATGGTAGTCGTAACGGATCGCCCCAAGCGCGGGATCGTAGCGAAGCCCGAACTGATTCTTGAGGTAGCACCAGCCGAGGGCTTCGCGCATGAACTCGAGCAGTCCAAATTCCAGATAACTCACGAGCTGCAGATCGGCCGGAGAGGCGCCGGTATTGCGCACCGTCACGTGTCCAAGCAGCACGTCGTCCTCCGGCGGGATGCCCAGCGCATAGCAGACCTCCACCCCATTTTTCATCGCGGCAAACTCGGTCACCCCCGGCCGATGCCGGCATTCAAAGCGATCCAACGCCGTGCAACTGGGAGCGAAGTGGGGATTCCACACGTCACCGGTCTTGCGATCCCGGATATACAGATAGAAGCCCGGACGGTCGCCGGGGGCGGCGGTGTAGTGATAGCGGGTGATTCGCCGCGAGTAAGGTTCTTGATGCCAGAGCAGGCCGCCTGCGTTCTGGCTGACAAAGGCGTGGAGGCTCCGGTTGCCCAGATAATTGATCCAGGGGCGCGGGGTCTCGGGGGAGGTGATGACGTACGACGACGTCGCATCATGGAAGTGCCCGTAGGTTTTCATAAATGAGACACCTTTAGTGGCCGAGCATCTGGCTCAGAGCCGGTGATTTCTGATTAATTTCTGCGGATGTGAGGCCGACGATCTCGTGAGGAAAGACCACCCAGTCCGTGGTGGTGTGGACGTAGTAATCGGGCGTCCGCGTCGTGGTGTTGTGAGTGGGCTTCCAATAGACGGTGGCGATGCGGACGTCGGCTTGGGCGCCAGCGAGACGGCGCAGCACGGCGTTGGCGGTGCATCCGCTGTCAAAAATGTCGTCCACGATCAACACGCGCTGTCCCGGCTGGATCGAATCCAGCGCGGGATCCGCATATTCGAAGCGCGGCTCGCTGCGGCTGCCAATGCCGGTATACGAGGCGCACTTCAGCGCCATGTGGCGGGTGGCGATCCCGTGGTAGGCCAAAAACTCATGCACGGCGACGCCCACGGGCGTTCCGCCACGCCAGAGCGCGACCAGCGCATCGGGCGTCCAGCCGGAATCGAGTATTCGCCGCGCCAGCCGGAAGCTGTCCAGCAGCAGGTCATCGGCAGTGATGTAGATTTTGGTTGTCATGGCGCGCGGACACGGGAGGCGCTTGCCAAACCGCCTGATGCGGTTCGGCACGTTCAGGGTTCAGGAACACAAACGCCACAGGCGGGGTTTGCGCAGGGACATAAGGTAACAATATTTTGACGTGGGCGAAAGCGGAATCAGTGTAACGCGAGCAATTCTAATTATGGTCGTCAATATCGAAATCCAAATCGAAATCGGGACCGGGGTCGAATCCCCGCCTTTATCGTCGATCCCGATCCCGATCCCGATTTGGATCCCGATAGCTGCGACATGTGAAGAGAAGGCCCGTCCCGAATGGCGCTACCATTCAGGCCCGTCCCTTGCCAGGCCTCAATCGCCTTTCGGCTGAATCCGTTTTTCTGACACGCAGCCGGGATCCAGTTGATCTCCGCCAAAGGCCGCCCAAAGTCTCAATCGCCTTTCGGCTGAATCCGTTTTTCTGACTGCCCGACTTCCTCTGGCACATGGACAGCCACGATCTTTGCGTCTCAATCGCCTTTCGGCTGAATTGGTTTTTCTGACTTGCAAGCACTGATCAATAGCGCAAATATGAGCGATTGTCTCAATCGCCTTTCGGCTG
This genomic interval from Lentisphaerota bacterium contains the following:
- the nadA gene encoding quinolinate synthase NadA, with the protein product MDTLPQRISELKRRRNAVILAHNYQPDEIQAIADFTGDSLELSRACAQIESDVIVFCGVWFMAETAAILNPGKTVLIPDPAAGCPMADMLTGEQLRTFKAEHPGAKVVCYVNSTAEVKAESDICCTSANALAVVRSLGDAEVIFVPDRHLGGYTAEKLGKPLILWPGFCPTHQRIAVAEIAALRAAHPGAPVLVHPECAKPVRDAADHVLSTGQMCRHVTRAAERVFIIGTEMGILYRLRTENPDKVFLPVNDRLLCPNMKKISLEKVLWSLEDLQHRVTVEAAISARARQAIEAMLKLE
- a CDS encoding hypoxanthine phosphoribosyltransferase, giving the protein MTTKIYITADDLLLDSFRLARRILDSGWTPDALVALWRGGTPVGVAVHEFLAYHGIATRHMALKCASYTGIGSRSEPRFEYADPALDSIQPGQRVLIVDDIFDSGCTANAVLRRLAGAQADVRIATVYWKPTHNTTTRTPDYYVHTTTDWVVFPHEIVGLTSAEINQKSPALSQMLGH
- a CDS encoding glycoside hydrolase translates to MNTMTALTHIPLLPRPRVVRPFEGACRRPASGVQAPVADWPSAEIRHDDRLPPQSYRLRITPQGVCLTSGDAAGAFYARMTLRQLARLCPEAIPCGEIEDSPDILIRGVMLDISRDKVPTLDTLFMLVDMLAEWKVNHLQLYMEHTFAYRNHREVWAASSPLTAEEVRTLDAYCRERFIELAPNQNTFGHFERWLKHPRYRPLAECPDGFQTKQGTWRSPTTLDPTNPDSLALIAELYVELLPNFTSRRLHIGCDETWELGEGRSRPEVERRGLGPVYFDHLSKIKRLAQAHGCTPHYWGDMVWNHFGDQLDRLDREMVHVDWGYYRAYPYRDHGAKLAAAGLPFWFAPGTSTWCTLTGCNEAGIGSNRSAVQAGLEFGASGILNTDWGDGGHWQTLPVSFIGFAAGAAIAWHEAGNSDEAIRAALDPHVFRDAAGVMGQAAYDLADTWTHVSENATAAHILDQILHEGFSCVLPRNVTRATLEAADTHLETTLDRMRHARMDRPDAALIVDEFSHNVNMARAACQMGLLLLANDTGPTALARLAPAFETIVSEHRRVWLARNRPGGLSDSLRVLEDRLALIRSR
- a CDS encoding alpha-glucosidase/alpha-galactosidase → MPKITFMGAGSTIFAKNVLGDVMLSEALRDAHLALYDIDPVRLRESKTMLDSLNANINQGRATITAHLGVARRRQALKGASYVVNAIQVGGYDPCTITDFEVPKRYGLRQTIADTLGIGGIFRTLRTLPVMLDFAHDMEAVCPDAWLLNYTNPMAMLTGGVLRGSSIRTVGLCHSVQVVVQNLLGALGLEAKYPPHACRSRVAGINHMAWLLKITHKDRDLYPEIKKVAAQKLKVWRKEPDPNKKSWDMVRLEMMLHTGYYITESSEHFSEYLPHFIKAAHPELIGEFRIPLDEYPRRCINQIADWKKRAKELVGNPALTHSRTHEYGSYIMEAMETDRPIHIGGNILNNGLIPNLPPKACVEVPCLVDANGVQGCFVGDLPEVCAAYNRTNINPQMLAIEAVLEGRKDRIYQAAMLDPHTAAELTIDQIRALCDDLIAAHGRWMPTFR